A single genomic interval of Zingiber officinale cultivar Zhangliang chromosome 4A, Zo_v1.1, whole genome shotgun sequence harbors:
- the LOC121972310 gene encoding polyamine oxidase 3-like, with product MGLRFASAICVAAASTKRPLYHALFNMRLSDQTQTLMKTNLRWRKRSLLLLDKLLLRVLATVTDTLRLPASLIFKSFEGSILRASSREMLVFKLSRVLNLLIPFSMISSINLDFSGEYSLLLYSSFRSPSAIVIGGGFAGIAAAHALKNATFQVVLLESRDRIGGRVHTNYSFGFPVDMGAAWLHGVCNENPLASWIGRLGLPIYRTSGDNSILYDHDLESYALFDGDGHQVPQDLVEKVGKVFETILEEANKLRYETNEDMSRAQAIKLVMERHSI from the exons ATGGGCCTCAGGTTCGCTTCTGCCATATGCGTCGCTGCCGCCTCAACTAAAAGGCCTCTCTATCATGCACTCTTCAACATGCGACTCAGTgatcaaacacaaaccctaatgaAAACGAACCTGCGATGGAGGAAGAGATCTCTGCTGCTCTTGGACAAACTTCTTCTCCGCGTACTCGCCACTGTTACTGACACCCTTCGCCTCCCCGCCTCCCTCATTTTCAAATCATTTGAGGG GTCAATTCTTAGGGCTTCCAGTCGTGAGATGTTGGTGTTCAAGCTTAGTAGAGTTTTGAATCTACTCATCCCTTTTTCAATGATTTCCAGCATCAATTTGGATTTTTCTGGTGAGTATAGCCTCCTGCTCTATTCCAGCTTTCG CTCTCCTTCTGCCATTGTCATTGGTGGTGGATTTGCAGGGATTGCAGCTGCTCATGCACTGAAAAATGCAACTTTTCAG GTTGTGCTTTTAGAATCTCGGGATAGAATTGGTGGTCGAGTTCACACTAACTACTCATTTGGTTTTCCTGTTGACATGGGAGCAGCCTG GTTGCATGGTGTCTGCAACGAGAATCCATTGGCATCTTGGATTGGAAGACTTGGTCTACCAATTTATCGAACTTCTGGTGACAATTCTATCTTGTATGATCATGACTTGGAGAG CTACGCACTCTTTGATGGTGATGGACATCAAGTGCCTCAAGATCTAGTGGAAAAAGTTGGTAAGGTGTTTGAAACCATTCTGGAAGAG GCTAACAAACTCAGGTATGAAACAAATGAAGACATGTCTAGAGCACAGGCTATTAAGCTAGTCATGGAGAGGCATTCAATATGA